A section of the Dromaius novaehollandiae isolate bDroNov1 chromosome 6, bDroNov1.hap1, whole genome shotgun sequence genome encodes:
- the LOC135328716 gene encoding cytochrome P450 2H1-like, with protein sequence MEPLGMTTIFLMTCFSCLLFSAWRSKSRTGKQPPGPIALPFIGSMFHLNPRNVPESLEKLSKKYGPVFTVRLGPKEVVVLYGYDVVKEALIDQADEFSGRGTLPLFDKFFQGTGIVNSNGETWKQLRRFALTTLRDFGMGKKSIEDRIQEEAHFLVERIKNTRERPFRPDSFLVHAVSNIICSIVFGDRFDYEDKKFLTLIELLDENNRIQNAIQTLLYNFMPRILDHVPGPHHKMAQNIDAVYKFISEIVTAHQKSLDPTCPRDFTDAFLIKMEQEKGNARSEFTPETLTRTTLDLFLAGTGTTSVTLRYGLLILLKYPEIEEKVHKEIDHVIGRDRSPCMADRSQMPYTDAVIHEIQRFMDFLPLNVPHAVTKDTKFRDYLIPKGTMIFPMLRSVLHDNKEFPNPEQFDPGHFLNANGTFRKSNYFMPFSAGKRICAGEGLARMELFMFLTAILQNFTLKPVIDRKDIDISPIISSFANMPKPYEISFLPR encoded by the exons ATGGAGCCCCTGGGAATGACCACGATTTTCTTGATGACTTGTTTCTCATGCCTTCTCTTTTCAGCGTGGAGAAGTAAATCTCGAACAGGGAAGCAGCCTCCTGGCCCTATTGCACTCCCCTTCATTGGAAGCATGTTCCATCTGAACCCACGAAACGTGCCTGAAAGCCTGGAGAAG CTCAGCAAGAAGTACGGTCCTGTCTTCACAGTACGTTTAGGCCCCAAAGAGGTTGTGGTGCTGTATGGCTATGACGTTGTGAAAGAAGCTCTGATTGATCAGGCAGATGAGTTCAGTGGAAGAGGCACTCTACCGCTGTTTGACAAATTCTTCCAGGGCACAG GAATTGTGAACAGCAATGGGGAGACCTGGAAGCAACTCCGACGATTTGCCCTCACTACCCTGCGTGATTTTGGGATGGGGAAGAAGAGCATTGAGGACCGGATCCAGGAGGAAGCTCATTTTCTGGTGGAGAGGATCAAGAACACACGTG AGCGGCCCTTCAGGCCTGACAGCTTCCTAGTCCATGCTGTTTCCAACATCATCTGCTCCATTGTCTTTGGGGATCGGTTTGACTATGAGGACAAAAAATTTCTGACTCTAATTGAGTTGCTAGATGAAAATAACAGGATCCAGAATGCTATACAGACACTG ttatacAATTTCATGCCACGTATCCTGGACCACGTACCCGGGCCTCATCACAAAATGGCACAGAATATTGACGCAGtttataaatttatttctgaaatcgTAACAGCCCACCAGAAATCCCTGGATCCCACCTGTCCTCGAGACTTCACTGATGCTTTTCTTATCAAAATGGAACAG GAGAAAGGGAATGCTCGTTCAGAATTTACCCCTGAGACCCTGACCAGAACCACACTTGACTTGTTCCTTGCTGGAACAGGGACAACCAGCGTCACACTGAGATATGGACTTCTGATTCTCCTGAAATACCCAGAGATAGAAG AGAAAGTTCACAAAGAGATTGACCATGTGATTGGCCGAGACCGAAGCCCCTGCATGGCGGATCGGAGCCAGATGCCATACACAGATGCTGTGATCCATGAAATCCAGAGATTCATGGATTTCCTTCCACTTAATGTCCCACATGCTGTGACCAAAGACACCAAGTTCAGAGACTATCTTATCCCCAAG GGCACTATGATATTCCCCATGCTAAGATCTGTCCTACATGACAACAAGGAATTTCCAAATCCAGAACAATTTGACCCGGGACATTTCTTAAATGCAAATGGAACCTTTAGAAAGAGCAACTACTTCATGCCATTTTCTGCAG gaAAACGCATCTGTGCAGGAGAAGGTCTGGCACGGATGGAGCTATTCATGTTTTTAACAGCCATCCTGCAGAATTTTACTTTGAAACCTGTTATCGATCGCAAGGACATTGACATTTCCCCAATAATCAGCAGTTTTGCAAATATGCCAAAACCTTACGAGATCTCTTTCCTTCCACGTTAG